In a single window of the Lepidochelys kempii isolate rLepKem1 chromosome 21, rLepKem1.hap2, whole genome shotgun sequence genome:
- the LOC140901472 gene encoding glutathione S-transferase Mu 1-like isoform X4, translated as MPAVLGYWDIRGLAHSIRLLLEYTGTAYEDKMYSCGEAPDYDKSQWINEKEKLGLDFPNLPYLIDGKNKLTQSNAILRYIARKHKLCGETEEEMLRVDMLENQAMDFRMSLVMICYNPDFEKLKPGYLEQLPGKLKLFSQFLGKRKWFAGEKITFVDFLMYDVLDQNRMLEPKCLDQFQNLKDFLDRFEALEKIAVYMSSSRFMKTPINNRMAKWSNQKK; from the exons CTTGCTCACTCCAtccgactgctgctggaatacacGGGCACAGCATATGAGGACAAGATGTacagctgtggggaag CTCCAGACTATGACAAAAGCCAGTGGATTAATGAGAaggagaagctgggactggatttCCCAAAT CTGCCCTACCTCATTGATGGCAAGAACAAGCTTACGCAGAGCAATGCCATCCTCCGGTACATTGCCCGCAAGCACAAGTTGT GTGGCGAGACAGAGGAGGAGATGCTGCGAGTGGACATGCTGGAGAACCAGGCTATGGATTTCCGTATGAGCCTCGTAATGATCTGCTACAATCCCGACTTT GAGAAACTGAAGCCTGGCTACTTGGAGCAGCTGCCCGGGAAGCTGAAGCTGTTCTCCCAGTTCCTGGGGAAGAGGAAGTGGTTTGCTGGGGAGAAG aTCACTTTTGTTGACTTTCTCATGTACGACGTCCTGGACCAGAACCGCATGCTTGAGCCCAAGTGCCTGGATCAGTTCCAAAACCTGAAGGATTTTCTAGACCGCTTTGAG gccCTGGAGAAGATTGCAGTCTATATGAGCTCTAGCCGCTTCATGAAGACTCCCATCAACAACAGGATGGCCAAATGGAGCAACCAGAAGAAGTAG